One region of Alosa alosa isolate M-15738 ecotype Scorff River chromosome 1, AALO_Geno_1.1, whole genome shotgun sequence genomic DNA includes:
- the LOC125300547 gene encoding keratin, type I cytoskeletal 9-like — protein sequence MAHFILVALLLSGVAAYPGWGQQGYGSQGGQSGGGSMRPGGGSGMQDQPSGSSGMQDQPGGGFGMQGQSGGGFGMQGQSGGGFGMQGQSGRGSGMQSGPGRGSGMQGGPGRGSGMQGQSGRGSGMQGQSGRGSGMQGMPSGGSGMQGMPSGGFGMQGQSSEGFGMQGSQSMGGGRSRPRRGNGRGRGRGSGSRGPSFGSMGPSFGSRGPSFGSMGPSYGPADDGDYFPGGPDMEDWDMNEAEQPWMPEGPPMGPEGEDQNDEGWFNEDDQVDGPPEFPGRGDKRAQFRQRFGGQQREMGFNGRQPNRRRPGGAGGRAPFGIKPVTPNMMDIMQFTPIVKVDNLTLPNNASLPLKEGEHMFLLPPYFLQGRQNEPQAYKFGSQSQPQLFGPQPYVKYNYNPNAAAANERITFEYGTASPASSTG from the exons ATGGCACACTTTATTTTGGTGGCTTTACTACTGTCAGGCGTCGCTGCTTAC CCTGGCTGGGGGCAGCAAGGATATGGATCTCAGGGTGGCCAATCCGGAGGAGGATCTATGAGG CCTGGTGGAGGTTCTGGGATGCAGGATCAGCCAAGTGGAAGTTCTGGAATGCAAGATCAGCCAGGTGGAGGTTTTGGGATGCAGGGTCAGTCTGGAGGAGGTTTTGGGATGCAGGGTCAGTCTGGAGGAGGTTTTGGGATGCAGGGTCAGTCTGGCAGAGGTTCTGGGATGCAGAGTGGGCCTGGAAGAGGTTCTGGGATGCAGGGTGGGCCTGGCAGAGGTTCTGGGATGCAAGGTCAGTCTGGCAGAGGTTCTGGGATGCAGGGTCAGTCTGGCAGAGGTTCTGGGATGCAGGGTATGCCTAGTGGAGGTTCTGGGATGCAGGGTATGCCTAGTGGAGGTTTTGGGATGCAGGGTCAGTCTAGCGAAGGTTTTGGGATGCAGGGTTCTCAGTCAATGGGTGGGGGAAGATCACGGCCACGTAGAGGCAATGgtagaggcagaggcagaggctcTGGATCAAGGGGACCCAGCTTTGGATCAATGGGACCCAGCTTTGGATCAAGGGGACCCAGCTTTGGATCAATGGGACCCAGCTATGGACCAGCAGATGATGGGGACTATTTCCCAGGCGGCCCAGACATGGAAGACTGGGACATGAATGAGGCTGAACAACCATGG ATGCCTGAGGGCCCTCCTATGGGACCAGAGGGAGAGGATCAGAACGATGAAGGATGGTTTAATGAAGACGACCAGGTTGATGGACCCCCAGAGTTTCCTGGCAGAGGGGACAAAAGA GCACAGTTTCGCCAGAGATTCGGAGGACAACAGAGAGAAATGGGGTTTAACGGGAGGCAACCAAATAGGAGG AGACCAGGGGGTGCAGGTGGGAGAGCTCCGTTTGGAATAAAACCAGTGACACCCAACATGATG GATATCATGCAGTTTACCCCCATTGTCAAG GTTGACAACTTGACTCTACCA AACAATGCGAGTCTGCCACTGAAGGAG GGAGAGCACATGTTCCTACTGCCACCGTACTTCCTACAG GGCCGGCAGAATGAACCCCAAGCGTACAAG TTTGGATCCCAATCCCAACCCCAATTATTTGGTCCCCAG CCTTATGTGAAGTACAACTACAACCCAAATGCTGCTGCGGCAAAC GAAAGGATTACCTTTGAATACGGAACTGCATCACCT GCTAGCTCTACAGGCTAG
- the scpp9 gene encoding secretory calcium-binding phosphoprotein 9, whose protein sequence is MTFLLFLAAAVTFCNVTSAKKLALITGLNGGGVLTGLNGGVLTGLNGGLLTGLNGGLITGVNPGLVLNPGLLNGGNALIAQPQLAQMAPGVPFVMQPPQFGFPQAGAQQQQPPPQFAFPSGNGGFPYFAGFPQGQPGMFPPQQAAGGNAQQQQQQQQQPNPNVRRFKRMLRKLQKTSVGVTQAPLSIETTPPSPTPNTAAVKDILCTEKK, encoded by the exons ATGACATTTCTGCTCTTTCTTGCTGCAGCTGTGACATTTTGTAAT GTCACCTCCGCGAAG AAGCTGGCTCTGATTACGGGCCTGAATGGTGGGGGGGTGTTGACCGGGTTGAATGGGGGGGTGTTGACCGGGTTGAATGGGGGGCTGTTGACTGGGCTGAATGGGGGGCTGATAACTGGGGTGAACCCGGGGCTGGTACTGAACCCTGGCCTTCTGAACGGGGGCAATGCCCTCATCGCCCAGCCACAGCTGGCACAG atgGCTCCTGGTGTCCCATTTGTTATGCAGCCCCCTCAGTTTGGGTTTCCCCAAGCTGgggctcagcagcagcagccaccacCGCAGTTTGCTTTTCCATCTGGCAATGGG GGATTTCCTTATTTTGCTGGTTTTCCTCAAGGCCAACCTGGAATGTTTCCTCCACAACAAGCTGCG GGTGGGAatgctcagcagcagcagcagcagcagcagcagccgaaTCCCAACGTGAGGAGATTCAAG AGGATGCTTAGAAAACTCCAAAAAACCAGTGTTGGTGTGACTCAG GCTCCTCTTTCTATTGAGACTACACCTCCAAGCCCAACCCCAAACACAGCTGCTGTGAAAGATATTCTGTGCACAGAAAAG AAATAA
- the odam gene encoding uncharacterized protein odam: protein MMDIKAASLWISVICVCNAIPIFQPQLGIVASASNEILGLGGVTLTGVGLGQTQGTSFINPFFRPNVIMPQRVLNFNPQAAGPFLPQQATPGLLPAQGNQGSPFQFNPAQQDMPTGPQFSDPNSPQFQPQVFPQYYPSMAFPQGAGGQGYPYYMSYGYPQRNTPGVVQPNPNNAQQNIVQTTQKPQLPIQNPGKGGDTLNTTSPPDTRGDMAGPVIEEGYPRFSFLP, encoded by the exons ATGATGGATATCAAAGCTGCCTCTCTCTGGATTAGTGTTATCTGTGTCTGCAATGCAATTCCA ATATTCCAGCCCCAACTTGGAATTGTTGCAAGCGCCAGTAATGAG aTTCTTGGGCTAGGGGGAGTTACCCTTACAGGTGTTGGCTTGGGTCAAACACAG GGTACATCCTTCATCAACCCATTTTTCCGGCCCAATGTCATTATGCCCCAGCGGGTGCTGAATTTTAACCCTCAGGCAGCTGGTCCCTTCCTACCCCAGCAGGCCACACCTGGGCTCCTGCCCGCGCAGGGGAACCAGGGGTCCCCTTTCCAATTCAACCCAGCCCAGCAGGACATGCCCACCGGGCCCCAATTCTCGGACCCCAATTCCCCACAGTTCCAACCCCAG GTCTTTCCTCAGTACTATCCCTCCATGGCATTTCCTCAAGGAGCTGGAGGACAG GGCTATCCATACTACATGTCCTATGGCTATCCTCAGAGAAACACCCCTGGAGTGGTGCAGCCCAACCCAAACAATGCACAGCAGAATATTGTGCAGACGACCCAGAAACCCCAACTGCCAATTCAG AATCCAGGAAAAGGAGGAGATACCTTGAATACAACTTCACCCCCTGATACTCGTGGAGACATGGCTGGCCCAGTGATTGAGGAG GGTTATCCAAGATTTTCATTTCTGCCATGA